A genomic stretch from Malus domestica chromosome 15, GDT2T_hap1 includes:
- the LOC103456309 gene encoding PHD finger protein At1g33420-like gives MVMVVNERPLKRMKRRITADLNDFFTFPSASPNRRVGPFRSSVMDFISKHALLPPPSSLSPHLMTWQILFRAGDDDPSSSPADAAVVCLDIVEEDVARSRSVYCDHCRVVGWSGHPVCGKRYHFIIKADGNSIGGYHKPCMCCGDVVHIYESKCKSCNLDASTKDFEDWVYNQLENTTHLLHGVVHSNGFGHLLRVNGREGGSRVLSGCHIMDFWDRLCKLLGVRMVSVMDVSKKYGLEYRLLHSIIKGHPWYGDWGYEFAAGSFALTRDAYKLAVETLSSLPLSIFLSQGQNHGSHVHDIISRYQSLSECELDNIRDLFGFLISLVHDAHKYSSRVDDAMCKKQGTASASRVLCTWTKSDIECVEEAMFKVLRAVSGSNWVSARNLKRAVFKVASPELLDYCLRELGGKMVGDGMHVCSRYNPDTEAFEYRLVAGSVSSKGSTACSSSSLSSSISEETLVLDLRFLYEYMLQPQTMMKDVPQVTRDLAISSAEKLLDCKQFVKDYKPEKMSANDPSVTCVLCSVEFIDESEECSFINPPPELIVLSNAAVSDLKLAASKAFQDVYLILKRFQAEELLDCGDVDESTQVKHLLGSAEHVRVRGRCNAKSVWSKFRMERGTERWTVDCTCGAKDDDGERMLACDCCGVWRHTRCTGIPDSDSVPAKFLCERCKNSAFVEKSGGPCKDEVVANVDGDSRCTGSSLTVPPDVR, from the exons atggtgatggtggtgaaCGAGCGACCGCTGAAAAGGATGAAGAGGCGAATCACGGCGGATCTCAATGACTTCTTCACGTTCCCGTCGGCGTCGCCCAACCGCCGCGTGGGGCCCTTCAGGAGCAGCGTCATGGATTTCATCTCTAAGCACGCGTTGCTGCCTCCGCCCTCTTCCCTCTCCCCTCACCTCATGACGTGGCAGATCCTCTTCAGGGCGGGGGATGACGATCCTTCATCATCCCCAGCCGACGCTGCCGTCGTCTGTCTCGACATCGTGGAGGAGGACGTCGCCAGATCTAGATCCGTCTATTGTGATCACTGCCGAGTCGTTG GATGGAGTGGTCATCCAGTTTGCGGGAAACGTTATCATTTTATTATTAAGGCTGATGGTAATTCCATTGGTGGATATCACAAGCCTTGTATGTGCTGTGGAGATGTTGTGCATATCTACGAATCCAA GTGCAAATCTTGCAATCTTGATGCAAGTACAAAAGATTTTGAAGACTGGGTATATAACCAGTTAGAGAACACAACTCATCTTCTGCATGGAGTAGTCCATTCGAATGGTTTTGGACACCTTCTTAGGGTCAATGGAAGGGAAGGTGGCTCGAGAGTTCTTTCAGGATGTCATATAATGGACTTTTGGGACCGGCTCTGTAAATTACTTGGAGTCAg AATGGTCAGTGTGATGGATGTGTCAAAGAAGTATGGGTTGGAATATCGACTACTTCATTCAATTATCAAAGGGCATCCCTGGTATGGTGATTGGGGTTATGAATTTGCTGCTGGTAGTTTTGCTCTGACTCGTGATGCCTATAAATTGGCTGTTGAAACACTCTCTAGCCTCCCGTTGTCCATCTTTCTTTCCCAAGGTCAAAACCATGGTTCTCATGTCCATGACATCATCTCGCGATACCAGTCTCTATCAGAATGCGAGCTTGACAATATAAGAGATCTCTTTGGTTTCCTCATTAGTTTGGTCCACGATGCTCACAAGTATTCGTCAAGGGTTGATGATGCCATGTGCAAGAAGCAAGGCACTGCCTCCGCCTCACGAGTTTTGTGTACATGGACTAAGAGTGATATTGAATGTGTTGAAGAGGCCATGTTCAAAGTGTTGCGTGCTGTTTCTGGTTCTAATTGGGTAAGTGCACGTAATCTTAAACGTGCTGTGTTTAAGGTGGCTTCGCCAGAACTCCTTGATTATTGCCTTAGGGAACTTGGAGGGAAAATGGTGGGGGATGGGATGCATGTTTGTTCCAGATACAATCCTGATACAGAGGCTTTTGAGTACCG ACTCGTGGCTGGGAGTGTCTCATCAAAGGGAAGCACTGCTTGCTCTAGTTCTTCTCTCTCTAGCAGCATATCAGAAGAAACTCTCGTGCTGGACTTGCGCTTCTTATATGAGTACATGCTCCAACCCCAAACTATGATGAAGGACGTGCCCCAGGTAACAAGGGATCTGGCAATCAGCTCAGCTGAGAAGCTACTTGACTGCAAGCAGTTTGTGAAAGACTACAAGCCTGAAAAGATGTCAGCTAACGACCCATCTGTGACATGTGTCTTGTGTAGTGTGGAATTTATAGATGAATCTGAAGAATGTTCCTTCATTAATCCTCCTCCCGAACTGATTGTCCTGTCAAATGCTGCCGTATCTGATCTCAAGCTAGCAGCATCGAAAGCTTTCCAAGATGTATATTTGATATTAAAAAGGTTTCAAGCTGAAGAGTTGCTTGACTGCGGCGATGTTGATGAATCCACCCAGGTCAAGCACTTGTTAGGATCAGCAGAACATGTTCGGGTGAGAGGGAGGTGCAACGCAAAGAGTGTATGGAGTAAGTTTAGGATGGAAAGGGGGACCGAGAGATGGACAGTAGATTGCACTTGTGGGGCCAAGGATGATGACGGAGAAAGAATGTTGGCTTGTGATTGTTGTGGCGTGTGGCGGCACACTAGGTGTACCGGAATCCCAGACTCTGATTCGGTTCCTGCAAAATTTCTTTGCGAGAGATGCAAAAACTCCGCCTTTGTAGAGAAATCCGGCGGCCCCTGCAAGGACGAGGTAGTTGCTAATGTAGACGGAGATAGCCGCTGCACTGGGAGTAGTTTGACCGTCCCACCCGATGTTCGCTGA
- the LOC103456311 gene encoding uncharacterized protein has translation MSGPPKRPHEESGHSSSSKYPHPHPHPQPHDDSGPYPKLSSSVSNEYHPPYDIGPDARLPKIPRTDSRDPDRRSPLHSIYRMPSNSSDMHIDHPSAPDNRLESRDTRDVRFENRDTKTEARELYNDARRDAQSSKGEKEVRYDSRGDDNKEVKYDRPNFNDLKADPKMEGYALAASHLNWKESKDYHRGKRHSDAPPATTDTWHRGSSQGHVEVGKELPTTEERDHVEAHEAVGENKFDSKGDDKFKEKDRKRKDAKHRDWGEKDKERSDRRSSIQVAISSSEGKEPAKEERDAERSERERRDIGKDKERVRERERDHTKRDPWNGVEKDGSNNEKEVGDGSIRMSEQDNLPPEQKKQKDFDSWRTVDRESRDRRKERDVDVEGDRAEKHRRGYDKESDDGCADGEGATDREREVYNHGVQRKRMQRSRGSPLVANHDLRFRSRIQDNEGSQGKSEVSPVVYKVGECMQELIKVWKEYEPSPGEKNGESSLTGPTLEIRIPAEHVTATNRQVRGGQLWGTDIYTDDSDLVAVLMHTGYCRPTASPPPPAIQELRATVRVLPPQDCYISSLRNNVRSRAWGAAIGCSFRVERCCIVKKAGGTIDLEACLTHTSTVEPTLAPVIVERSMTTRAAASNALRQQRFVREVTIQYNLCNEPWIKYSISIVADKGLKKTLYTSARLKKGEVLYLETHSRRYELCFTGEKMIKAAQLSQMHEGETEKSQKHVSHSTNGERNDSDNVMVDVFRWSLCKTPLPQKVLRSVGIPLPLDYVEVLEENLDWEDVQWSQTGVWIAGKEYTLARVHFLSTN, from the exons ATGAGTGGTCCGCCTAAACGACCTCACGAAGAGAGTGGTCATTCCTCCTCTTCCAAATACCCGCATCCTCACCCGCACCCACAACCACATGACGATTCCGGACCATACCCCAAGCTCTCATCCTCTGTTTCCAATGAATACCATCCTCCCTATGACATTGGCCCCGATGCTCGCTTGCCCAAGATTCCCCGCACCGATTCTCGCGACCCTGATAGGCGATCTCCCCTCCACTCAATCTATCGAATGCCCTCGAATTCAAGTGATATGCACATAGATCATCCTTCAGCTCCCGACAATAGATTGGAGTCCAGGGACACTAGAGATGTTCGCTTTGAGAACCGAGACACAAAGACAGAGGCAAGAGAGTTGTACAACGACGCAAGAAGGGATGCTCAGAGTTCTAAGGGTGAAAAAGAGGTAAGGTATGACAGCAGAGGAGATGACAACAAGGAGGTCAAATATGATAGGCCGAATTTTAACGATCTGAAGGCTGACCCCAAAATGGAAGGTTATGCTCTGGCCGCTAGTCACTTGAACTGGAAAGAATCAAAAGATTACCATAGAGGAAAACGGCATTCTGATGCCCCACCCGCAACTACAGACACCTGGCATCGCGGCAGTTCACAAGGCCACGTTGAAGTTGGAAAGGAACTTCCCACTACGGAGGAGCGGGATCATGTTGAGGCGCATGAGGCTGTTGGGGAAAACAAGTTTGATTCTAAAGGTGATGATAAATTCAAAGAAAAGGATAGAAAAAGGAAAGACGCAAAGCACCGGGATTGGGGCGAAAAGGATAAGGAAAGAAGTGATCGTAGGAGTAGTATTCAAGTAGCTATCAGCAGCAGTGAGGGCAAAGAACCAGCAAAGGAAGAAAGAGATGCAGAGAGGTCGGAGAGGGAGAGGAGGGACATTGGAAAAGACAAAGAAAGAGTAAGAGAGCGGGAAAGGGATCATACCAAGAGAGACCCATGGAATGGAGTAGAGAAAGATGGTTCGAATAATGAGAAGGAAGTTGGTGATGGATCTATTAGAATGTCAGAACAGGATAATCTTCCACCAGAGCAAAAGAAACAGAAAGATTTTGACAGTTGGAGAACTGTCGATAGGGAATCTAGAGACAGGAGGAAAGAAAGAGATGTTGATGTTGAAGGAGATAGAGCTGAAAAGCACCGTAGGGGATATGACAAAGAATCAGATGATGGATGTGCAGATGGTGAAGGGGCCACAGACAGAGAAAGGGAAGTCTATAATCATGGAGTTCAGCGTAAAAGGATGCAACGGTCAAGGGGTAGCCCTCTAGTGGCAAACCATGATCTGCGTTTTAGGTCTCGCATTCAAGACAATGAAGG ATCCCAAG GTAAAAGTGAAGTATCACCTGTTGTTTATAAAGTTGGCGAATGCATGCAAGAACTGATAAAAGTATGGAAGGAATATGAGCCATCTCCAGGTGAAAAAAATGGTGAAAGTTCTCTTACTGGTCCAACCCTTGAGATTCGGATTCCAGCTGAACATGTTACCGCAACAAATCGCCAA GTTAGAGGTGGCCAGCTATGGGGGACAGATATATACACAGATGATTCTGATCTCGTTGCTG TTCTCATGCACACAGGATATTGCCGGCCCACAGCATCTCCTCCGCCTCCTGCTATCCAGGAGTTGCGTGCTACAGTTCGAGTACTACCTCCACAAGACT GTTACATTTCCTCACTGAGAAACAATGTTCGATCACGTGCGTGGGGAGCTGCAATTGGTTGTAGTTTCCGTGTTGAGCGCTGTTGCATCGTCAAG AAAGCAGGTGGAACCATTGATCTTGAAGCTTGTCTTACACATACTTCTACGGTGGAGCCTACCCTTGCTCCAGTGATTGTGGAGCGCTCAATGACTACAAGGGCTGCAGCTTCG AATGCATTGCGACAACAGAGATTTGTACGAGAAGTTACAATACAGTACAACCTCTGCAATGAGCCTTG GATTAAGTACAGTATAAGCATTGTTGCTGACAAGGGTTTGAAGAAAACCCTGTATACTTCTGCACGTCTGAAGAAGGGAGAAGTTCTTTACTTAGAAACACATTCACGCAG GTATGAGCTCTGTTTTACTGGAGAGAAAATGATCAAAGCTGCGCAGCTGTCTCAGATGCATGAAGGCGAGACAGAGAAGAGTCAAAAGCATGTCTCACATTCCACCAATGGTGAAAGAAATGATTCTGATAATGTCATGGTTGATGTCTTCCGTTGGTCTCTATGTAAAACGCCTCTTCCCCAGAAGGTCCTGCGGTCAGTTGGGATTCCGCTTCCCCTTGATTATGTGGAG GTGTTGGAGGAGAATCTTGACTGGGAGGACGTGCAGTGGTCGCAGACGGGTGTTTGGATTGCCGGCAAAGAGTACACACTTGCTCGGGTGCATTTTCTGTCGACAAATTAA
- the LOC103456310 gene encoding uncharacterized protein: protein MEKMNQAFEKMKMLVGMEVDEEDQASAALQQDSNFMDDFNRNCTLSTKQRLYGFSICLAAGITCTLLSMLVFFHPIKFAITFTLGNLLSLGSTAFLIGPKRQVSMMLDPVRIYATAVYLASIVIALFCALYIHNKLLTLLAILLEFGALIWYSLSYIPFARSMVSKVMVACFDTDF from the exons ATGGAGAAGATGAACCAAGCGTTTGAGAAGATGAAGATGCTGGTGGGTATGGAGGTGGACGAAGAAGACCAGGCTTCTGCTGCTCTACAGCAGGATTCCAACTTCATGGATGACTTCAATCGCAACTGCACATTGTCCACCAAACAG AGGCTGTACGGTTTCTCCATATGCTTGGCTGCCGGTATCACTTGTACGCTCTTG TCGATGCTTGTTTTCTTCCACCCAATCAAGTTTGCAATCACATTCACACTTGGAAATCTGCTTTCGCTTGGGAG CACAGCATTCCTCATCGGCCCTAAACGGCAAGTGTCAATGATGCTTGACCCTGTCCGAATTTATGCGACAGCGGTATACCTTGCAAGTATAGTAATTGCCTTGTTTTGTGCCCTTTAT ATTCATAACAAGTTATTGACGCTTTTGGCAATACTTTTAGAGTTTGGTGCATTGATCTG GTACAGCTTGAGCTACATCCCTTTTGCAAGATCAATGGTATCGAAGGTCATGGTAGCGTGTTTTGACACTGATTTTTAG